A window of Leptotrichia wadei contains these coding sequences:
- a CDS encoding MATE family efflux transporter translates to MKDLTKGNELKTIIYFSLPILIGNLFQQIYNISDTIIVGNFLGKESLAAVGSSYQINVLIIAVSIGISLGTSILISQYFGAKDMGNLKITANTGFIFSIVLSLIVTTLGFLLSNNILILINVPQKLLLEANIYLKIIFIGVVPTFGYNSLTNTLKGVGDSKTPTYILITSVILNIILDIFFVAVLNSGVAGAAIATVISQFVSFFLCLLYIKFKYPNLIFKKYYFNLNFNILKEILIIGMPAMLQQVLISLGFIVIQILVNGFGTDCIAAFISASRIDSFAELPSINLGQALMTFTAQNYGAKKMDRIIKGGKDSLILGISFSIIISIIIFIFPSFFISIFNRNPEVIFIGNQYLRIISAFYVIFCTMQILNGLLLGYGKSLVPLIASITSFCMFQVPLAILLSKTSLGYNGIWIAAPIGWTGGLLIRVWYFIKISKKI, encoded by the coding sequence ATGAAAGATTTAACAAAAGGAAACGAATTAAAAACTATAATTTATTTTTCTTTACCAATTTTAATAGGAAATTTATTTCAGCAGATTTACAATATTTCAGATACAATCATTGTGGGAAATTTTTTAGGAAAGGAAAGCCTTGCGGCTGTAGGCTCAAGTTATCAGATTAATGTACTTATAATAGCTGTTTCGATAGGGATTTCGCTAGGGACAAGCATTCTAATTTCCCAATATTTTGGTGCAAAAGATATGGGAAATTTGAAAATTACTGCAAATACAGGATTTATTTTTTCCATAGTTTTATCTCTTATTGTTACAACATTAGGTTTTTTACTGTCAAACAATATTTTAATTTTAATTAATGTTCCACAAAAATTGTTACTGGAGGCAAATATCTATTTAAAAATTATTTTTATTGGAGTTGTCCCAACTTTTGGCTATAATTCTCTCACAAATACGTTAAAAGGTGTAGGGGACTCAAAAACGCCGACTTACATCTTAATTACTTCCGTAATTTTAAATATTATCTTAGATATATTTTTTGTAGCAGTACTAAACTCTGGAGTTGCAGGAGCGGCAATTGCAACTGTTATTTCACAGTTTGTTTCTTTTTTTCTTTGCTTACTTTACATAAAATTTAAATATCCAAATTTAATTTTTAAAAAATATTATTTCAACTTAAATTTTAATATTTTAAAAGAAATACTGATTATTGGAATGCCAGCAATGTTACAGCAAGTTTTAATCAGCCTAGGATTTATTGTCATTCAAATTCTTGTAAATGGATTTGGAACAGACTGTATTGCAGCTTTTATTTCTGCTTCCCGAATTGATTCCTTCGCAGAATTGCCATCCATAAATTTAGGACAGGCGTTGATGACTTTTACAGCCCAAAATTATGGAGCCAAAAAAATGGATAGAATAATTAAAGGTGGAAAAGATAGCCTAATTTTAGGAATCTCATTTTCCATCATAATCTCAATTATTATTTTTATTTTTCCATCATTCTTTATTTCAATATTTAACCGAAATCCCGAAGTGATTTTTATAGGAAATCAATATTTACGTATAATTTCAGCATTTTACGTAATTTTCTGCACAATGCAAATACTAAATGGATTGCTACTAGGCTACGGAAAATCCTTAGTTCCACTAATAGCCTCTATTACTTCATTTTGTATGTTTCAGGTGCCTCTAGCCATTTTACTTTCCAAAACATCGTTAGGCTACAACGGAATTTGGATTGCAGCACCGATAGGCTGGACAGGAGGACTGCTAATTCGAGTATGGTATTTTATAAAAATTTCTAAAAAAATATAG